A genomic region of Pseudoxanthomonas suwonensis contains the following coding sequences:
- a CDS encoding aldo/keto reductase yields the protein MHSHSRRRFLNSALATSVLAGLGAMAGPGRVFAAPAPGAMLTRPIPSSGELLPVIGAGTSGSYDVDIGSPEYAQLQEVVKIFFEGGARVIDTAPNYGRSDTVVGSLLEDGGWRDKAFIATKIAADSRQAAEAQWAESLRRLRTDKVELLQVHNLRDWQRQLPYARELKAQGKTKYVGVTHYVDAGLPELERILRSEPLDFIQIHYSVNSTRAADTVLPLAQDKGVAVLINRVFDDGKLFAKVKDVPLPAWAGEVGVTSWAQMFLKFAISHPAVTAVIPATGKPERQRDQLKAGSGPLLSAAQQQELVRQFSA from the coding sequence ATGCACTCGCATTCGCGCCGCCGCTTCCTCAATTCCGCGCTCGCCACCTCGGTCCTCGCCGGGCTCGGGGCGATGGCCGGGCCGGGCCGCGTGTTCGCCGCGCCCGCGCCGGGCGCGATGCTGACCCGGCCGATCCCCTCCAGCGGTGAACTGCTGCCGGTGATCGGCGCCGGCACCTCGGGCAGCTACGACGTGGACATCGGCTCGCCCGAATACGCCCAGCTGCAGGAGGTGGTGAAGATCTTCTTCGAGGGCGGCGCGCGGGTGATCGACACCGCGCCCAACTACGGCCGCTCGGACACGGTGGTCGGCAGCCTGCTGGAGGACGGCGGTTGGCGCGACAAGGCCTTCATCGCCACCAAGATCGCCGCCGACAGCCGCCAGGCGGCCGAGGCGCAGTGGGCCGAATCGCTGCGCCGGCTGCGCACCGACAAGGTCGAGCTGCTGCAGGTCCACAACCTGCGCGACTGGCAGCGTCAGCTGCCCTATGCGCGCGAGCTCAAGGCGCAGGGCAAGACCAAGTACGTGGGCGTGACCCACTACGTCGACGCCGGCCTGCCCGAACTGGAGCGGATCCTGCGCAGCGAGCCGCTGGACTTCATCCAGATCCACTACTCGGTCAACTCGACCCGTGCCGCGGACACGGTGCTGCCGCTGGCCCAGGACAAGGGCGTGGCGGTGCTGATCAACCGCGTCTTCGACGACGGCAAGCTGTTCGCCAAGGTCAAGGACGTGCCGCTGCCGGCCTGGGCCGGCGAGGTCGGGGTGACGTCGTGGGCGCAGATGTTCCTGAAGTTCGCGATCAGCCATCCGGCGGTCACGGCGGTGATCCCGGCTACCGGCAAGCCCGAGCGCCAGCGCGACCAGCTCAAGGCCGGCAGCGGTCCGCTGCTGAGCGCGGCGCAGCAGCAGGAACTGGTCCGCCAGTTCTCCGCCTGA
- a CDS encoding manganese efflux pump MntP family protein: MNLFSILLIGIAMSTDAFAAAVGKGAAMRRPRFSEALRAGLIFGVIEAITPVIGWLLGTAASRYITAWDHWIAFAVLGLLGLHMIWNGTRPDDGAEEAPRRHGFWSLAATGLGTSIDAMAVGVSLAFLDAPIGLVAAVIGLCTLVMVTAGIMLGRVLGALAGKRAEIVGGAIMILIGAAILYEHLTGAA; this comes from the coding sequence ATGAACCTGTTCTCGATCCTGCTGATCGGCATCGCGATGTCGACCGATGCCTTCGCCGCGGCGGTCGGCAAGGGCGCGGCAATGCGGCGTCCACGGTTCTCCGAGGCGTTGCGCGCCGGCCTGATCTTCGGCGTGATAGAGGCGATCACCCCGGTCATCGGCTGGCTGCTCGGCACCGCGGCCTCGCGCTACATCACCGCCTGGGACCACTGGATTGCGTTCGCGGTGCTCGGCCTGCTCGGCCTGCACATGATCTGGAACGGCACCCGGCCCGACGACGGCGCCGAGGAGGCGCCGCGCCGGCACGGCTTCTGGAGCCTGGCCGCCACCGGCCTGGGCACCAGCATCGACGCGATGGCGGTGGGCGTGAGCCTGGCCTTCCTCGATGCGCCGATCGGCCTGGTCGCCGCGGTGATCGGCCTGTGTACCCTGGTCATGGTCACCGCCGGGATCATGCTCGGCCGCGTGCTCGGCGCGCTGGCCGGCAAGCGCGCCGAGATCGTCGGCGGCGCGATCATGATCCTGATCGGCGCGGCGATCCTGTACGAGCACCTGACCGGCGCGGCCTGA